One window of Catonella massiliensis genomic DNA carries:
- a CDS encoding cyclodeaminase/cyclohydrolase family protein, protein MRDLSLNEFSEKLFSKEAVPGGGGASALVGALAVSLGAMAANLTIGKEKYAKYSDELNANLKKAEKLRLRLLELIEEDAAGFGEINKAYKVKPRDEELIEKALVSAATPPLKMMEAIKEVIDILIIFSDKTSVLVVSDVGVGAKFAEAALKSAYLNVVVNAALMKDEKTATEIEEKAERLLHYAKKADEVYENIVKQLKDK, encoded by the coding sequence ATGCGTGATTTAAGTCTTAATGAATTTTCAGAGAAGCTTTTTAGCAAGGAGGCTGTACCAGGAGGCGGAGGAGCATCAGCCCTTGTTGGTGCCCTAGCCGTGTCTCTTGGTGCAATGGCGGCAAACCTTACTATAGGTAAGGAAAAGTATGCCAAATATTCAGATGAACTAAATGCTAACCTTAAAAAAGCAGAAAAGCTTAGACTCCGCCTCCTTGAGCTTATAGAAGAGGACGCCGCAGGCTTTGGAGAGATAAACAAAGCCTATAAAGTAAAGCCAAGGGATGAAGAACTAATAGAAAAAGCCCTTGTAAGCGCCGCAACCCCTCCTCTTAAGATGATGGAGGCAATTAAAGAGGTAATTGACATTCTTATTATTTTTTCAGATAAAACAAGCGTACTTGTGGTAAGTGACGTGGGAGTAGGTGCTAAGTTTGCGGAGGCAGCCCTTAAGTCAGCTTATCTGAATGTAGTGGTCAATGCAGCGCTTATGAAGGATGAAAAGACAGCCACAGAAATTGAAGAAAAGGCTGAGAGGCTGCTTCATTATGCTAAAAAAGCCGATGAAGTATATGAGAATATCGTAAAGCAGTTAAAGGATAAATAA
- a CDS encoding acyltransferase — MENIKITELFDLTKTMASDYLDSFTYPFEALKGISELIVRLGESLDSSVYEKRGEDVWVAKSAKVAPTAFLGGPCIIGEHTEVRHCAFIRGSALVGNGCVVGNSVELKNVIIFDDVQVPHYNYVGDSILGYHSHMGAGSITSNVKADKTNVVIKSETGSIETGLKKVGAFLGDYAEIGCNSVLNPGTVIGRNSNVYPLSMVRGVVPANSIYKKKGEIVAKNA; from the coding sequence ATGGAGAATATAAAAATCACCGAACTTTTTGACCTTACTAAAACTATGGCATCAGACTATTTGGACTCCTTTACCTATCCGTTTGAAGCACTAAAAGGAATAAGTGAGCTCATAGTGCGACTGGGAGAAAGCCTTGATAGCAGTGTTTATGAAAAAAGAGGAGAAGACGTCTGGGTGGCTAAGTCTGCAAAAGTTGCTCCTACAGCCTTCCTTGGAGGTCCTTGCATCATAGGTGAACATACCGAGGTAAGGCATTGTGCCTTTATAAGAGGAAGTGCGCTGGTAGGCAATGGCTGTGTGGTAGGTAACTCTGTTGAACTTAAAAATGTGATAATATTTGATGATGTCCAGGTACCACATTATAATTATGTGGGAGATTCCATTCTAGGTTATCATTCTCACATGGGAGCAGGCTCCATCACAAGCAATGTGAAGGCTGATAAGACAAATGTAGTCATTAAGTCTGAGACTGGCAGCATTGAGACGGGACTTAAAAAGGTAGGAGCCTTCCTCGGCGACTACGCAGAAATAGGCTGCAATAGCGTGCTTAATCCCGGAACTGTGATAGGAAGAAATTCTAACGTCTACCCTCTTTCGATGGTGAGAGGAGTAGTTCCGGCGAACAGTATATACAAGAAAAAAGGAGAGATTGTGGCTAAAAATGCGTGA
- a CDS encoding C39 family peptidase has translation MIKSLTKVIFTITIFMFITITGGSYFNSIGSLAAEINPDTDYSAGESPAENEQIKVEISEESKEDNKNTEEIVKEDKEENLIDDKDIRDIRPSETAYMSIKLIRKNSKSKNTAKFILDFNLGDEVVNGVEELALADVLYIEDLDFTLPLEKQNELKIEFELAGLKNKKYNYYISSRNNLKYDGYFEISSLESDNESKSGVVFRGIPKKKVFAGTKVVLRMQSDDVDSSLIFNGKKIEPDKTGKGKRKFEIVVSKNGSYKYSVKSNDEITEGILKVDFFKNHKNKLDIPLSYQSPDYPEGCESYASVAVLKHFGFKIKESEFISKYLDMINLWDKRVTKIKNLFDKYYLGDPSNKKQQGYLANPPVLVKAVNKYFKKNKSKKYVAVDTTGKTLKKLLEEEVLNNNPVIVWLTIDNKEPHTAKVRGVPYVFPSHTMVISGYDRKKELLYLTDSISGYRSVSYDTANELYKLTGKKSFILQEKK, from the coding sequence ATGATAAAGAGCTTAACAAAGGTTATTTTTACAATTACTATCTTTATGTTTATTACTATTACCGGAGGCAGTTATTTTAACAGCATAGGTTCACTTGCAGCTGAAATAAATCCGGATACTGACTACAGTGCCGGGGAAAGTCCGGCTGAAAATGAGCAGATTAAAGTCGAAATAAGCGAAGAAAGTAAGGAAGACAATAAAAATACTGAAGAAATAGTAAAAGAGGACAAGGAAGAAAACCTGATAGACGACAAGGACATAAGGGATATAAGACCAAGTGAGACCGCTTATATGAGCATAAAGCTTATCAGGAAAAACAGCAAGTCTAAAAATACAGCTAAGTTTATTTTGGACTTTAACCTTGGAGATGAAGTGGTAAACGGGGTGGAAGAGCTTGCACTCGCAGATGTCTTATATATCGAAGACCTTGATTTTACACTTCCCTTGGAGAAACAAAATGAGCTGAAGATTGAATTTGAACTTGCGGGGCTTAAGAATAAAAAATATAATTATTATATTAGTTCTCGTAACAATTTGAAATATGATGGATATTTTGAAATAAGCTCATTAGAATCTGATAATGAATCAAAGTCCGGAGTTGTATTCAGAGGTATTCCTAAGAAAAAAGTTTTTGCAGGAACTAAGGTAGTACTTAGGATGCAATCTGATGATGTTGACAGTTCACTGATATTTAACGGCAAGAAGATAGAGCCTGATAAGACAGGTAAAGGTAAGAGAAAATTTGAAATTGTGGTATCAAAGAACGGAAGCTATAAATATAGCGTAAAATCAAATGATGAGATAACCGAAGGTATATTAAAAGTAGATTTTTTTAAGAATCATAAAAATAAACTGGATATACCTCTTAGTTATCAGAGTCCCGATTATCCTGAGGGCTGTGAAAGCTATGCTTCTGTAGCTGTCTTAAAGCACTTTGGATTTAAGATAAAAGAATCGGAATTCATATCAAAATATCTGGATATGATAAATCTGTGGGATAAGAGAGTCACTAAGATTAAAAATTTATTTGATAAATACTATCTGGGTGATCCTTCAAATAAAAAGCAGCAGGGCTATCTTGCCAATCCACCGGTTTTGGTTAAGGCTGTGAATAAGTATTTTAAGAAGAACAAATCAAAAAAATATGTTGCAGTAGACACTACCGGGAAAACACTTAAGAAACTTCTGGAAGAGGAAGTATTAAATAATAATCCCGTCATAGTATGGCTCACCATAGACAATAAAGAACCTCATACTGCCAAAGTAAGAGGGGTTCCGTACGTATTCCCAAGCCATACAATGGTTATATCCGGATATGATAGGAAGAAGGAGCTTCTTTATCTAACGGACAGCATTTCGGGATATAGGTCGGTAAGCTATGATACAGCTAATGAATTATATAAACTTACAGGAAAGAAGAGCTTTATCCTACAAGAAAAGAAATAG